GTTCGACGCAATGCCCGACCGGACCCCGTCCACCTGGTACACCGCCGTGTCTGGCTGCGTCCGCTGCGGTCACGACGCCACAGCCGTGGAGCTTCCTCGCGGCATGCCAGAACGAACGACCGTCGGACGTATCTTTTCAGGTAACCTTCCTGGCTCGAAGAGCATCCTCCTTTGCTTCTAACATTATCAACACTGTCAATGTACAGCACGCCTCGTTCAGGTGCTATTTTGCCATACATCCCAATGTGCCTAATCAAACAACTGGAAATGCAAAGAAACTAACTGGTTGATACAAAGAATACTGAAAGGAGGAGAATTAAAACTCCAAAACAGCAGTGAAATATACCATACGTCCTCCAGTTTAACCATATATATAAAGCGTATATAACTGTCCCTAACATCGTGGTGAGAGGAGAGGACCTAACACGGTAACACTGAGTACAATTGTCCCTTCATCACTTCCTAAAAGACTCCATTCCCATCATATGTCCGATTCACAAAGGATAAAATACTGTTGGTGTTTACTCATAACAGTGCAGTGGTGCACAAGCATATCATCACCATCAATCCATCAATCCATCATGAGACTGCGCGTAGCGCAGATGGCATGGTGCAGCCGTTGTGCTCTCCGCGACCCGCGTTCGACTCCGGCCGGACGCGCTCACCCGCTTTCTTAATAAATTCGACATTGGGTCCTTCCCCAGTGTCCAGCGTTTTTTTCAAAGTTCAGTTCAAAACAAATCAACCCACACGCTTCTTGTTCTTTGTGTTTTCATACTTGAGAAGGCCTCCAACTTTTTCTATAGGTCAGCAAAAATATCCAATACAAAGTGAGAAAGAAACAATCAAGAGCTTAGCCACTCAAATACAAAACGggaatgctgctgctgctgctgctaccatgGGGAGAATGAGTAGATTCCAAAGCAATTGTTACTCTAGGAATATGCTGGATCTTGTGCCAGTTTGGATGCCCAATTGTTTTGCAAGACCTCATGAACTCGTCATCGCAGGCCCCCAATCCAAACTCCTCAAGAGATCGGGGCAGCTTTGGAAGCGACTGAATGTTCAAGCAAAAATACATCTTCAGTTCATGGAGTGACATGAGTTGCTCCAGATTATCTGGCAAGAAGTTCCAGCTGCTTTTCCAAAGCCAGAGTGAACGGAGATGAATGAAAAACTCAAAGAGTTCAGGGGCAGGTCCCAGTCGGCTGCATCCACTGAGCTCAAGTTCGCGCAGGTACTTTGGGCCTTTGTGACCTCCGATCATCCAATCTGGGTAGCTTGAACCGTGATAATCTGTTATTTCTAGTCTTTCAAGCTCCAATGGTGGGCAAAGGCCCTCAAGCACCTCTGCCTCAACCTCTGGACTGCAGCTCTCATCATCCCAGACAAGTACCAGTTCTTTCAGGCGTTCCTTGCCATCTAATTTGGCTTCAAGAGCTTCCTCCTTGCTCCCAACGTTTTCAAGACCGTGGATATGTAGCTTGCCACGAAGCTTGTTTAGGTGTCTCAGCTGCTGTAATTCATACCCTTGTTCCTTCTTTACTGGGAACAATGGTAATGTTTGCAGTGACGTTAGCATGCCGATGTTTGGACAATTCAGATCAGCCGTGGCGATTATATGCTGCAAGTTGATGAGATTACTCATGTCTTCGCCAGAGGGAAACACTAAATCTCCACATACACCAAAATCTAGCACATGCATATAGCGAAGCTTGGCAATTGTGTTTGGTAAAACTTGTCTGATCAAGGTTGTCCGAAAACAAAGATGGCGTAGATGCCTCAGTTGACCAATAGATTCTGGGAATGAGAACACATGCGATCCTGTGATGATTTTAACGCTCAGTACCCGCAACTTCCTCAGCCTCATGAACATTCTTTCAAATATCTTTTCTTCAGTTGGTATTTCTGTATTGCCACTATAAATAATCAGAGTGCGTAAATTTCCCATTTTCAAAACCTTTTCAGTAATCATCGTTTTATTATAACTCTCGATATAAAGGTGGCGAACATCTCCAGGAAGATCTCCTGTCCAGCCATTCTCAACTTTGAAGCAATCATTTCTAGCAACCTTCTCTGCTAAATCGTGAAGCAGATCATGAACCGTGAAGTATTCGGAGGCACCAAACCTTTCTGCTTGTTTTTCTCCTAGTTGCAGAAATGAGGCTGATACCAATTCCTCAAAGTACTTTCTACCAACAGCCTCCATTTCTAATCCTACTTCAGTAGTCGTTATAAACCCTTCTGCCACCCACAAGTTAATTAACTCATGGCGTTCCAGCCGATGTCTTCTGGGGAAAATACTGCAGTAAGCAAAGCACCGTCTTACCTGCTGATCAAGGTGCTGGTAGCTCCACCATAGAGCTCCCATTGTCTCATTCAAGAGGTTCTGATTTCGAGCATCTTGCCAAAAGTCAATTGTTGGTCTCATGTGTAGTTGCCCTCCAACTGTTCTGGCTGCCAGAGGTGATCTCTTCAGCTTTTTTGCAATGTCAGATCCTATAGCTCTGAATATCATCCGATCGCGTTCATCTATGCCTGCACTGTCGAGAGCATAGTGCATGAAAAGTTCAAGGAACACAGTGTCATCCAATTCAGATATCGGAATACATTTTGCAGCACCCAAAGCTAATAATGCATCTCTAGTTCGACTAGTTAGTAGGATCTTACTTCCTAAAGCCCCAACCTTAAGTGGAAAAAGAATCTTTTGTAGCTCCTCCTGACTGTCATCCTTGTTGTACCATACATCATCTAGTACCAAAAGGAACCGTTTTCGACTCAATGCCTGTTCCAGCTTCTGCTCTAGGGTGTTAAGACTATTGAACTGAGGGCAAGAGTTCCCTGTAGCCTCTTCAAGCATCTTACTGAAAATCTTATCCACATTAAAATTCCTAGAAACATGAACCCACATGATAAGGTCGAAATGGCCAGCCTCTTTCTCTTGCCTGCCCCTTTTCTCATGGGCACAAACATACTGTGCAAGGGTAGATTTCCCGGACCCAGGAATGCCATGGATGCCAATGATGGAATGGGATAACGCACGACTGGGTTCATGTTGACCATCATTTTCTGTCTCATGAAGCAATACTAAGATCTTATCACGATCTTCATCTCGGCCAATTACTACAAATGGAGGAGATGCAGTAGTGACTGCAATACGTGAATCGTCAGAAACAGTTTGTCTCTTGTTGATATTACTGTGGCCTGGCAAATTCAGAAGCTGCAAAATTTTGTGTCCATCGTTGATAATATTTTCTATCTTCTTTAGgattttcttcaactccaaTTTTGACATATCAGGAGGAGGAGCATCTGAAGGCTGTAAAACAAAATTAGCAGGTCAGGTTTTTATGGTATTTTACAGGAACTCATCAATCATTCATCACCACCCCCCTCACATAAAAGGACTGACATAACTTGcgtaaatttatataaaaagatAAGGATTCGTTGAAGAAAATAGAACTTCCGCAGTTCCCTCCAAGAACGACTGCTAAAATGCATTGTGCATTAGGTCTTTGGTACCCTATCTCCTTCAAGTTGAGTCTCCAGTGATGGATTGTTACAGATAGCTTtaatttgtacatatttttttcctaggaAGTTGGTATCTCCGGTGGCGGTGGTTGCAGGAAACAAGAACACAGTGAGGCGACGTGCACTAGTGGCAAGCTACTCTGCAGCAGCCACAGATATTGATACAAGCATGCATAGATGTACTGAAGAGGAATATTGTTTCGCTGCACCAATTGTATGTTTTAGTTTGACAGAAAGGAAACCTGCACTGGAAAAGAATATCCTGTTTTGTATATTTAATGTTATGATTCAGTTCAACaaaattcttttttctttctgattACCCtgtgtgaaagaaaaaaaaagactcatTCCAGTGAATACTACAAAGGGAATCTATAAGTTCAGTTATACTAA
The nucleotide sequence above comes from Oryza glaberrima chromosome 11, OglaRS2, whole genome shotgun sequence. Encoded proteins:
- the LOC127754176 gene encoding disease resistance protein RGA2-like — translated: MAEVAAVGWGISAVGWVVSPIITKILNKGFSYLGFHGSEKLKQLQTKVLQLELVLEAVEESPHRGRLEEWLQQLRSAVYEAEDILDDIEYHRLERQISSQPDDNLESNGRPPRRRNLVKMLQSALPKSVRIKNQPSDAPPPDMSKLELKKILKKIENIINDGHKILQLLNLPGHSNINKRQTVSDDSRIAVTTASPPFVVIGRDEDRDKILVLLHETENDGQHEPSRALSHSIIGIHGIPGSGKSTLAQYVCAHEKRGRQEKEAGHFDLIMWVHVSRNFNVDKIFSKMLEEATGNSCPQFNSLNTLEQKLEQALSRKRFLLVLDDVWYNKDDSQEELQKILFPLKVGALGSKILLTSRTRDALLALGAAKCIPISELDDTVFLELFMHYALDSAGIDERDRMIFRAIGSDIAKKLKRSPLAARTVGGQLHMRPTIDFWQDARNQNLLNETMGALWWSYQHLDQQVRRCFAYCSIFPRRHRLERHELINLWVAEGFITTTEVGLEMEAVGRKYFEELVSASFLQLGEKQAERFGASEYFTVHDLLHDLAEKVARNDCFKVENGWTGDLPGDVRHLYIESYNKTMITEKVLKMGNLRTLIIYSGNTEIPTEEKIFERMFMRLRKLRVLSVKIITGSHVFSFPESIGQLRHLRHLCFRTTLIRQVLPNTIAKLRYMHVLDFGVCGDLVFPSGEDMSNLINLQHIIATADLNCPNIGMLTSLQTLPLFPVKKEQGYELQQLRHLNKLRGKLHIHGLENVGSKEEALEAKLDGKERLKELVLVWDDESCSPEVEAEVLEGLCPPLELERLEITDYHGSSYPDWMIGGHKGPKYLRELELSGCSRLGPAPELFEFFIHLRSLWLWKSSWNFLPDNLEQLMSLHELKMYFCLNIQSLPKLPRSLEEFGLGACDDEFMRSCKTIGHPNWHKIQHIPRVTIALESTHSPHGSSSSSSIPVLYLSG